From one Desulfovibrio sp. JC022 genomic stretch:
- a CDS encoding ABC transporter ATP-binding protein, with translation MVRANDNIINVQNLTCAYGDSVIIDDVSFDVRQGEIFIILGGSGCGKSTVLKHMIGLYPPAAGQIFIDGDDIGSAYGQTRLEILQRIGVMYQMGALFGSMTLLENVRLPLEEFTSMPREAMDYTARMKLSLVGLETSADKMPSELSGGMLKRGAIARAMALDPKILFLDEPSAGLDPITSAELDELVRSLSRSLGVTFVIVTHELQSIFSIADRVIMLDKDTRGIIAEGDPRVLSEESEHPQVRRFFHREVGEKAGESSLVTENI, from the coding sequence TTGGTTCGCGCGAATGACAATATAATAAACGTGCAGAATCTTACCTGCGCCTATGGTGATTCCGTCATTATTGATGATGTTTCTTTTGATGTCCGGCAGGGCGAAATTTTCATTATTCTTGGTGGTTCCGGTTGCGGAAAAAGTACCGTGCTCAAGCATATGATCGGACTGTATCCCCCGGCAGCAGGACAGATATTTATTGACGGGGATGACATCGGCTCCGCTTATGGGCAAACAAGGCTGGAAATTTTGCAGCGTATCGGGGTCATGTATCAGATGGGTGCTTTGTTCGGTTCCATGACCCTGCTTGAGAATGTGCGTTTACCGTTGGAAGAATTTACTTCCATGCCTCGGGAGGCCATGGATTATACTGCACGCATGAAGCTTTCTTTGGTCGGTTTGGAGACTTCCGCAGACAAAATGCCGTCTGAGCTTTCCGGGGGGATGCTTAAGCGTGGAGCCATCGCACGGGCTATGGCTCTTGATCCGAAGATTCTTTTTCTAGATGAGCCTTCCGCTGGGCTTGATCCCATCACATCTGCCGAACTTGACGAACTGGTGCGCAGCTTGTCCCGTTCGCTGGGGGTTACATTTGTGATTGTAACCCATGAGTTGCAATCAATTTTTTCCATTGCAGACCGGGTGATCATGCTTGATAAGGACACCCGTGGAATTATTGCCGAGGGTGATCCCCGTGTTCTCAGTGAAGAATCGGAACATCCGCAGGTGCGCAGATTTTTTCATCGTGAAGTTGGAGAAAAAGCCGGGGAATCCTCTTTGGTTACGGAGAATATATGA